The following coding sequences are from one Odontesthes bonariensis isolate fOdoBon6 chromosome 10, fOdoBon6.hap1, whole genome shotgun sequence window:
- the actr5 gene encoding actin-related protein 5 has translation MASTDGPVCQIYSFQDCKASPDPVFELPPQCGIPTPAAIVIDNGSFQTRAGWAAQSDSPHLLFRSVAARSRGAARSETQIGNDIPNLEPLRWLLKSQFDRNVVVNFEIQELIFDHVFTHLGITSEGSVEHPIVLTEAPCNPLHCRQMMSELLFECYRVPYVSYGVDGLYSFYHNNSQRKLQPPHTGIVLSSGYHCSHILPVINGRLDAANSKRVNVAGSQAASYLQRLLQLKYPGHLAAITLSRMEELLHEHSYTAVDYHDELEKWRSPEFYEREVHRMQLPFSGKVPGGCVSVEERQERRAQQLRRLQEINARRREEKLQQDHERLDRLLAVQELLEDGLLDQFHKSLVELNMDSAEELQSYINKLQLAVDQGRQKLLHSDGAEGKLEVSELEQPMDEGDGVGLMDSDFPVDTMPEKSANVVQPAFNMAEYHQLFVGTERLRCPEILFQPSLTGEDQMGLMETLQYVLARYSPEQQEALVSNVFLTGGNMQYPGMKERIERELLAMRPFQSQFKVTLASQPALDAWYGAQDWALEHLPGAEAEGWISRQDYEEKGGEYLSEHGASNAFVPMKIAKAVLARPAEPSVTTQASTGATAAITTVTSAPALSSSAVAADVTMATS, from the exons atggcttCCACAGACGGTCCGGTTTGTCAAATATACTCGTTTCAGGATTGTAAAGCCTCCCCAGATCCAGTTTTTGAGCTCCCTCCTCAGTGTGGGATCCCCACACCGGCCGCGATAGTGATAGATAACGGCTCCTTCCAGACCCGCGCCGGCTGGGCGGCTCAGTCTGACTCCCCGCATCTGCTCTTCAGGTCGGTGGCGGCGCGCAGCAGAGGAGCCGCCCGCAGCGAGACCCAGATCGGCAACGATATCCCCAACCTGGAGCCGCTGCGGTGGCTCCTGAAGAGCCAGTTTGACCGAAACGTAGTGGTGAACTTCGAGATCCAGGAGCTCATCTTCGACCATGTGTTTACACACCTGGGCATCACTTCGGAG GGCAGTGTTGAACATCCCATCGTGCTGACAGAGGCGCCCTGCAACCCGCTGCACTGCCGGCAGATGATGTCAGAGTTGCTGTTTGAGTGCTACCGTGTCCCATACGTCTCCTATGGCGTGGATGGCTTGTACAGTTTCTACCACAATAACTCTCAAAGGAAACTCCAGCCACCTCACACTGGCATTGTTCTGTCTTCTGGATACCACTGCTCACACATACTGCCAGTTATCAACGGCAG GTTAGATGCTGCGAACAGTAAGCGTGTGAACGTGGCTGGAAGCCAGGCAGCGTCCTACCTGCAGCGCCTTCTGCAACTGAAGTACCCAGGTCACCTCGCTGCCATCACACTGAGCCGCATGGAGGAGCTGCTGCATGAACACAGTTACACTGCTGTGGATTATCATGACG AGCTGGAAAAGTGGCGCAGCCCAGAGTTTTATGAGCGGGAAGTTCACCGAATGCAGCTTCCCTTCTCAGGGAAGGTACCCGGTGGTTGTGTGAGCGTAGAGGAGCGGCAGGAACGGCGAGCTCAGCAGCTTCGACGACTTCAGGAGATTAATGCTCGCCGGCGGGAGGAGAAGCTGCAGCAGGACCACGAGAGGCTGGACAGACTTTTGGCTGTGCAG GAGCTGTTGGAGGACGGCCTGTTGGATCAGTTTCACAAGAGTCTGGTGGAGCTCAACATGGACTCCGCTGAGGAGCTGCAGTCATATATCAACAAGCTGCAGCTCGCTGTCGACCAGGGCCGACAGAAACTGCTGCACAGTGACGGAGCAGAGGGAAAGCTGGAG GTGTCGGAGTTGGAGCAGCCAATGGATGAGGGAGATGGAGTGGGACTGATGGATTCGGACTTCCCTGTGGACACGATGCCAGAAAAATCTGCTAATGTGGTTCAG CCTGCATTCAACATGGCGGAGTATCACCAGCTGTTTGTGGGAACGGAGCGTCTGCGGTGTCCAGAGATTCTGTTTCAGCCCTCGCTGACTGGAGAAGACCAGATGGGACTGATGGAGACGCTGCAGTATGTCCTGGCCAG GTACTCCCCCGAGCAGCAGGAGGCGCTGGTGAGCAATGTTTTTCTGACCGGAGGGAACATGCAGTATCCTGGGATGAAGGAGCGAATAGAGAGAGAGCTTCTGGCCATGAGGCCCTTTCAGTCGCAGTTCAAG GTCACTTTGGCGTCACAGCCGGCCCTGGACGCCTGGTATGGAGCACAAGACTGGGCGTTGGAACATCTGCCGGGAGCAGAAGCAGAGGGATGGATCAGTAGGCAAGACTACGAAGAGAAAGGAGGCGAATATCTGAGCGAGCACGGAGCCTCTAATGCCTTTGTACCCATGAAGATTGCCAAAGCAGTTCTTGCTCGCCCTGCTGAGCCGTCTGTCACTACACAGGCATCAACAGGAGCCACTGCTGCCATCACCACGGTAACCTCTGCTCCGgctctctcctcctctgctgttgctgctgatgTTACCATGGCTACCTCCTGA
- the ndufa4l2a gene encoding NADH dehydrogenase [ubiquinone] 1 alpha subcomplex subunit 4-like 2 encodes MFRTAVEHAKKHPGLIPQFFFICMGMGGASLYLIRLARGPHVTWNKTQNPEPWNKLDPTYQYKFVAITTDYKNLKKEGPDY; translated from the exons ATGTTTCGGACAGCAGTAGAGCATGCCAAGAAGCACCCTGGC CTCATCCCCCAATTCTTCTTTATCTGTATGGGAATGGGTGGAGCATCTTTATATCTTATCCGGTTGGCCAGAGGACCCCATGTGAC CTGGAACAAGACTCAGAACCCTGAACCATGGAATAAACTGGACCCCACGTACCAGTACAAG TTTGTGGCCATCACCACAGActacaaaaacctgaaaaaggaAGGACCCGACTACTGA